GATAAGTTGTATTCAAAATGCATTTACATTACCAATATTGTGTCCACACAATCAGATAGAACACAATGAGTATATATGTAgcaagaatatatatataaacaggAACTGTACATTAAATAGTTTACTCACAGTATAATTCGACATTCTGGATTATTCATACAGCATACAATCGGACGACCTGGTCGATTTTGGCGCGACAAACTGGGCAGCCCCAtttcttggatttgatttcAGTCAAACAATTCATGCACCCAGCCATATGTCCGCAGGGAATGCAGGCTCCTTCAATGGGAGCATCCAAACATATAACACATGATGAAGAACTCGCTTCCTCTTTCCCTTCGCCCGGTCTTAAGTCAATCGGACTTGAATCGATCGATGGATAGTGAATTGCACCATCGTCCAGAATATCATTTGCCACCGGTGGAGCTGAAGGTACTGAATCTGACGGGATGGTGTTAGTCTGAATTTCGGGATGTTCGTTCGAGTTGCTGCTCTGGCCAGCTTCATGCTCTTCGGAATCATTCGTGCCTAATTTCGTCGAATGTGTTGTTGTTGGTGCAACTGGACCTGTATGGCTGCTAGAGGCACTTGCTTTAGAACTTGGACTAGGATCAGGAAAGGGTGGTCTCCCCTGGGTAGATGATTGTATGGAAGCGTTAATGGCCATGTCTAGCTCCACATCTTCTGTGTCCGGCGGTGCAGTTGCGGATGCACCCGAGCCCTGGTTACCATTCATAAATGCAGGGTGCATCACCTGAACGATTCCAAAAATTTCCAGATTATTGCAATTGTACTCGCATTTCTACTACAAAGTAAAGCAGGAGAACAACAAATTGACCCTAAATTAATCTCTAGCTATCTTGACCATGTGCCAAGACAGAAGGTAGAAGATCAGAGTCATCAGACCAATAAAGAGATCTTAGAATTATACAAATACAATGTTTAGACCCTGTAGCTCACAAATCGAACACACCCCTTTTCTGCGCTCGCTTTGTCAGAATTGTGCTTGGCTATTTAAGCAAAGGAAATTATAGAACTATGAAAGGAGTGCATCTTTCAGTGCCAAAGTGGTCGAGATAGTCATGACTTACTCGCTGCGTTATCCACAATCATAACTGATGGATCAGAATGCTGTGACTTCGTCTCCTCCAAACTGGCTCTCCACAGTGGAACAACGATACGCGGTTGAGCGTCCTACCAGTTACAGAGAAGGATtacacaacaaaataataacataagATACCTGAAGCAGTATTAGAAAGAAATGGACGGTACCAAAGGGTTGCCAAGAACAAGAGCCAACAGAAAATACAAAGACATATATCAGTAAAGTAATTGTATCACATCCACTTCCACCTGGTAAGAATCTACTGCATAGTAAATGCTATAAAGAACTGGGGACTTTAAATAGGACAAGTACCGCTGCCTACAGATGAAACAAAGGAAAGCTAATATTTTCGAAATAAGTAGCACACTAGCATGATTGATAAGCTATGGTGGTTCCGAGGGGTACAATACGTTTCGATGCAATTTGAAAGCCAGAGAAGTGACAGGACAAAACATAGCCCGCAACATCAAAAGATAACATATACGACTGACGTgataatacatttttttcgACCCTAGCACTATCATCGCTAGATGTTTAGACGCTCTTGATTGGGATGGACTGAAGGGGAAATTTTCGTTATTAAAACCTTTTAAGTATTAATAAACATCGTGATCTGCAGAATAGTAGCAATATCATGTGCTGTACCTGTAAAGTT
This is a stretch of genomic DNA from Cucurbita pepo subsp. pepo cultivar mu-cu-16 unplaced genomic scaffold, ASM280686v2 Cp4.1_scaffold001045, whole genome shotgun sequence. It encodes these proteins:
- the LOC111786116 gene encoding putative E3 ubiquitin-protein ligase XBAT35, with translation NSNSSWAVILPCGARNLARPLKLELAIYPTLQDAQPRIVVPLWRASLEETKSQHSDPSVMIVDNAATKHNSDKASAEKGCVRFVSYRKCEYNCNNLEIFGIVQVMHPAFMNGNQGSGASATAPPDTEDVELDMAINASIQSSTQGRPPFPDPSPSSKASASSSHTGPVAPTTTHSTKLGTNDSEEHEAGQSSNSNEHPEIQTNTIPSDSVPSAPPVANDILDDGAIHYPSIDSSPIDLRPGEGKEEASSSSCVICLDAPIEGACIPCGHMAGCMNCLTEIKSKKWGCPVCRAKIDQVVRLYAV